Proteins from one Ananas comosus cultivar F153 linkage group 5, ASM154086v1, whole genome shotgun sequence genomic window:
- the LOC109710502 gene encoding uncharacterized protein LOC109710502 isoform X4, whose amino-acid sequence MKEDDFINLDSSCDNSETDKENGGQGLGLGLRENNSPTSTPQLKEDLPNRESVKNSEGSFEAEENQHEQDMDLEDDIIEKQPIIQESVQFVATVTSTSNSLLIDDRRILFYIPLFVSCIASQISTSLEGELSGTTSTGIKRARVTSIDKQPSVRVIYSSLARESKRKLTELMQVWSEWQAQYQSSTKDSTMEPLESGEETYFPALHLVSEKSSTVVCLYRSFWLDNQAREGVVKGNDSVPLYDREYALASTSLDGSASFERVEKEDSRCFNCGSYGHSVKECPKPRDNAAISKARRQHNAKRNQSASNRGQTRYYQKTTGKFDDLKAGVLGPETRECLGIRENDPPPWLSRMRELGYPPGYLAVVENEDQPSGIKIYADGEEEKEEYEEGELPEKGEPISPETIMTVEFPGINAPIPENADQWLWAARSQSHHRISESHRRRSGNQHDEGLLGAEPGRRNAPSLPSYSSRWRPGEHHREEGLPGAEIGHSSSAYSPRYSPYEQNPSSRTSSLGRSLSEKGWRSPGACDNISPPVQSPRSPYPHPSARQSPQHNSLILDDWKHESSYSTSRDGSSHQPRDRQDQRRNRRR is encoded by the exons ATGAAAGAAGATGATTTCATCAATCTCGATTCGTCTTGCGACAACAGCGAGACTGACAAAGAAAATGGTGGACAAGGATTGGGGTTGGGTCTTCGTGAAAATAATTCGCCAACCAGTACACCTCAATTGAAAGAGGACTTACCTAATAGGGAGAGTGTAAAGAATTCTGAAGGGAGCTTTGAAGCTGAAGAAAACCAACATGAGCAGGATATGGATCTCGAAGATGATATCATTGAGAAACAACCCATCATTCAAGAAAGTGTTCAGTTTGTTGCTACTGTGACCAGCACTTCTAACAGTCTTTTGATTGATGATAGACGTATCCTTTTCTATATTCCTCTTTTTGTATCATGTATTGCCTCCCAAATAAGTACATCACTGGAGGGAGAATTATCTGGCACAACTTCTACAG GAATAAAAAGAGCTCGAGTAACATCTATTGATAAACAACCCTCAGTACGTGTAATTTACAGCTCATTGGCAAG agaaagcaaaagaaagcttactGAACTCATGCAAGTATGGTCGGAGTGGCAAGCACAGTACCAGTCTTCtacaaaa GATTCCACAATGGAGCCCTTGGAGAGCGGTGAAGAGACGTACTTTCCAGCACTACATCTGGTCTCTGAGAAATCTTCTACTGTGGTATGTTTGTATCGG TCATTTTGGTTAGACAACCAAGCAAGAGAAGGTGTTGTTAAGGGCAATGACTCGGTTCCTCTTTATGATCGTGAATATGCATTGGCTTCAACTTCACTTGATGGTTCAGCTAGCTTTGAAAG GGTTGAAAAAGAAGATTCACGTTGTTTCAATTGCGGTTCGTATGGTCACTCTGTGAAGGAGTGCCCAAAGCCTCGCGACAATGCTGCGATTAGTAAAGCCCGGAGGCAGCACAATGCAAAACGAAACCAATCTGCCAGTAATCGTGGCCAAACCCGGTATTATCAGAAAACAACCGGGAAGTTTGATGATTTGAAAGCAGGAGTTCTTGGCCCTGAGACCAGAGAATGCTTGGGGATCAGG GAAAATGATCCACCCCCTTGGTTGAGCCGAATGCGTGAGCTAGGGTACCCTCCTGGATATTTAG CTGTTGTTGAGAACGAAGACCAGCCTTCCGGGATCAAGATATATGCTGACGGcgaggaagagaaggaagaataTGAAGAGGGGGAGCTCCCTGAGAAAGGCGAGCCCATATCCCCCGAGACCATAATGACGGTTGAGTTCCCTGGAATCAACGCCCCGATACCAGAGAATGCTGATCAGTGGCTCTGGGCGGCCCGATCGCAATCCCACCACCGCATATCAGAATCGCATAGACGGCGGTCCGGCAACCAGCACGATGAGGGCCTACTTGGTGCAGAGCCAGGGCGCAGAAACGCACCCTCATTGCCATCCTACTCTTCGAG GTGGCGCCCTGGGGAGCATCACCGCGAAGAGGGCCTACCGGGTGCAGAGATAGGGCACAGTAGCTCAGCCTACTCTCCTCGGTATAGTCCTTATGAGCAAAACCCTAGCTCTAGGACCTCGAGCCTTGGGAGGTCACTTTCCGAGAAAGGGTGGAGAAGCCCGGGGGCTTGTGATAATATTTCTCCTCCGGTCCAGAGTCCTCGCAGCCCCTACCCACACCCGTCGGCTAGGCAGTCACCACAACACAATAGTTTGATCCTTGATGATTGGAAGCATGAGAGTTCGTACAGCACGAGCAGGGACGGGTCCTCGCACCAACCAAGGGACCGGCAAGATCAACGTCGGAATCGTAGAAGGTGA
- the LOC109710502 gene encoding uncharacterized protein LOC109710502 isoform X3, protein MKEDDFINLDSSCDNSETDKENGGQGLGLGLRENNSPTSTPQLKEDLPNRESVKNSEGSFEAEENQHEQDMDLEDDIIEKQPIIQESVQFVATVTSTSNSLLIDDRRILFYIPLFVSCIASQISTSLEGELSGTTSTGIKRARVTSIDKQPSVRVIYSSLARESKRKLTELMQVWSEWQAQYQSSTKDSTMEPLESGEETYFPALHLVSEKSSTVVCLYRSFWLDNQAREGVVKGNDSVPLYDREYALASTSLDGSASFERVEKEDSRCFNCGSYGHSVKECPKPRDNAAISKARRQHNAKRNQSASNRGQTRYYQKTTGKFDDLKAGVLGPETRECLGIRENDPPPWLSRMRELGYPPGYLAVVENEDQPSGIKIYADGEEEKEEYEEGELPEKGEPISPETIMTVEFPGINAPIPENADQWLWAARSQSHHRISESHRRRSGNQHDEGLLGAEPGRRNAPSLPSYSSSWDRWRPGEHHREEGLPGAEIGHSSSAYSPRYSPYEQNPSSRTSSLGRSLSEKGWRSPGACDNISPPVQSPRSPYPHPSARQSPQHNSLILDDWKHESSYSTSRDGSSHQPRDRQDQRRNRRR, encoded by the exons ATGAAAGAAGATGATTTCATCAATCTCGATTCGTCTTGCGACAACAGCGAGACTGACAAAGAAAATGGTGGACAAGGATTGGGGTTGGGTCTTCGTGAAAATAATTCGCCAACCAGTACACCTCAATTGAAAGAGGACTTACCTAATAGGGAGAGTGTAAAGAATTCTGAAGGGAGCTTTGAAGCTGAAGAAAACCAACATGAGCAGGATATGGATCTCGAAGATGATATCATTGAGAAACAACCCATCATTCAAGAAAGTGTTCAGTTTGTTGCTACTGTGACCAGCACTTCTAACAGTCTTTTGATTGATGATAGACGTATCCTTTTCTATATTCCTCTTTTTGTATCATGTATTGCCTCCCAAATAAGTACATCACTGGAGGGAGAATTATCTGGCACAACTTCTACAG GAATAAAAAGAGCTCGAGTAACATCTATTGATAAACAACCCTCAGTACGTGTAATTTACAGCTCATTGGCAAG agaaagcaaaagaaagcttactGAACTCATGCAAGTATGGTCGGAGTGGCAAGCACAGTACCAGTCTTCtacaaaa GATTCCACAATGGAGCCCTTGGAGAGCGGTGAAGAGACGTACTTTCCAGCACTACATCTGGTCTCTGAGAAATCTTCTACTGTGGTATGTTTGTATCGG TCATTTTGGTTAGACAACCAAGCAAGAGAAGGTGTTGTTAAGGGCAATGACTCGGTTCCTCTTTATGATCGTGAATATGCATTGGCTTCAACTTCACTTGATGGTTCAGCTAGCTTTGAAAG GGTTGAAAAAGAAGATTCACGTTGTTTCAATTGCGGTTCGTATGGTCACTCTGTGAAGGAGTGCCCAAAGCCTCGCGACAATGCTGCGATTAGTAAAGCCCGGAGGCAGCACAATGCAAAACGAAACCAATCTGCCAGTAATCGTGGCCAAACCCGGTATTATCAGAAAACAACCGGGAAGTTTGATGATTTGAAAGCAGGAGTTCTTGGCCCTGAGACCAGAGAATGCTTGGGGATCAGG GAAAATGATCCACCCCCTTGGTTGAGCCGAATGCGTGAGCTAGGGTACCCTCCTGGATATTTAG CTGTTGTTGAGAACGAAGACCAGCCTTCCGGGATCAAGATATATGCTGACGGcgaggaagagaaggaagaataTGAAGAGGGGGAGCTCCCTGAGAAAGGCGAGCCCATATCCCCCGAGACCATAATGACGGTTGAGTTCCCTGGAATCAACGCCCCGATACCAGAGAATGCTGATCAGTGGCTCTGGGCGGCCCGATCGCAATCCCACCACCGCATATCAGAATCGCATAGACGGCGGTCCGGCAACCAGCACGATGAGGGCCTACTTGGTGCAGAGCCAGGGCGCAGAAACGCACCCTCATTGCCATCCTACTCTTCGAG TTGGGACAGGTGGCGCCCTGGGGAGCATCACCGCGAAGAGGGCCTACCGGGTGCAGAGATAGGGCACAGTAGCTCAGCCTACTCTCCTCGGTATAGTCCTTATGAGCAAAACCCTAGCTCTAGGACCTCGAGCCTTGGGAGGTCACTTTCCGAGAAAGGGTGGAGAAGCCCGGGGGCTTGTGATAATATTTCTCCTCCGGTCCAGAGTCCTCGCAGCCCCTACCCACACCCGTCGGCTAGGCAGTCACCACAACACAATAGTTTGATCCTTGATGATTGGAAGCATGAGAGTTCGTACAGCACGAGCAGGGACGGGTCCTCGCACCAACCAAGGGACCGGCAAGATCAACGTCGGAATCGTAGAAGGTGA
- the LOC109710502 gene encoding uncharacterized protein LOC109710502 isoform X1, translating into MKEDDFINLDSSCDNSETDKENGGQGLGLGLRENNSPTSTPQLKEDLPNRESVKNSEGSFEAEENQHEQDMDLEDDIIEKQPIIQESVQFVATVTSTSNSLLIDDRRILFYIPLFVSCIASQISTSLEGELSGTTSTGIKRARVTSIDKQPSVRVIYSSLARESKRKLTELMQVWSEWQAQYQSSTKDSTMEPLESGEETYFPALHLVSEKSSTVVCLYRSFWLDNQAREGVVKGNDSVPLYDREYALASTSLDGSASFERVEKEDSRCFNCGSYGHSVKECPKPRDNAAISKARRQHNAKRNQSASNRGQTRYYQKTTGKFDDLKAGVLGPETRECLGIRENDPPPWLSRMRELGYPPGYLAVVENEDQPSGIKIYADGEEEKEEYEEGELPEKGEPISPETIMTVEFPGINAPIPENADQWLWAARSQSHHRISESHRRRSGNQHDEGLLGAEPGRRNAPSLPSYSSSCLSLSSWDRWRPGEHHREEGLPGAEIGHSSSAYSPRYSPYEQNPSSRTSSLGRSLSEKGWRSPGACDNISPPVQSPRSPYPHPSARQSPQHNSLILDDWKHESSYSTSRDGSSHQPRDRQDQRRNRRR; encoded by the exons ATGAAAGAAGATGATTTCATCAATCTCGATTCGTCTTGCGACAACAGCGAGACTGACAAAGAAAATGGTGGACAAGGATTGGGGTTGGGTCTTCGTGAAAATAATTCGCCAACCAGTACACCTCAATTGAAAGAGGACTTACCTAATAGGGAGAGTGTAAAGAATTCTGAAGGGAGCTTTGAAGCTGAAGAAAACCAACATGAGCAGGATATGGATCTCGAAGATGATATCATTGAGAAACAACCCATCATTCAAGAAAGTGTTCAGTTTGTTGCTACTGTGACCAGCACTTCTAACAGTCTTTTGATTGATGATAGACGTATCCTTTTCTATATTCCTCTTTTTGTATCATGTATTGCCTCCCAAATAAGTACATCACTGGAGGGAGAATTATCTGGCACAACTTCTACAG GAATAAAAAGAGCTCGAGTAACATCTATTGATAAACAACCCTCAGTACGTGTAATTTACAGCTCATTGGCAAG agaaagcaaaagaaagcttactGAACTCATGCAAGTATGGTCGGAGTGGCAAGCACAGTACCAGTCTTCtacaaaa GATTCCACAATGGAGCCCTTGGAGAGCGGTGAAGAGACGTACTTTCCAGCACTACATCTGGTCTCTGAGAAATCTTCTACTGTGGTATGTTTGTATCGG TCATTTTGGTTAGACAACCAAGCAAGAGAAGGTGTTGTTAAGGGCAATGACTCGGTTCCTCTTTATGATCGTGAATATGCATTGGCTTCAACTTCACTTGATGGTTCAGCTAGCTTTGAAAG GGTTGAAAAAGAAGATTCACGTTGTTTCAATTGCGGTTCGTATGGTCACTCTGTGAAGGAGTGCCCAAAGCCTCGCGACAATGCTGCGATTAGTAAAGCCCGGAGGCAGCACAATGCAAAACGAAACCAATCTGCCAGTAATCGTGGCCAAACCCGGTATTATCAGAAAACAACCGGGAAGTTTGATGATTTGAAAGCAGGAGTTCTTGGCCCTGAGACCAGAGAATGCTTGGGGATCAGG GAAAATGATCCACCCCCTTGGTTGAGCCGAATGCGTGAGCTAGGGTACCCTCCTGGATATTTAG CTGTTGTTGAGAACGAAGACCAGCCTTCCGGGATCAAGATATATGCTGACGGcgaggaagagaaggaagaataTGAAGAGGGGGAGCTCCCTGAGAAAGGCGAGCCCATATCCCCCGAGACCATAATGACGGTTGAGTTCCCTGGAATCAACGCCCCGATACCAGAGAATGCTGATCAGTGGCTCTGGGCGGCCCGATCGCAATCCCACCACCGCATATCAGAATCGCATAGACGGCGGTCCGGCAACCAGCACGATGAGGGCCTACTTGGTGCAGAGCCAGGGCGCAGAAACGCACCCTCATTGCCATCCTACTCTTCGAG CTGTTTATCTTTATCTAGTTGGGACAGGTGGCGCCCTGGGGAGCATCACCGCGAAGAGGGCCTACCGGGTGCAGAGATAGGGCACAGTAGCTCAGCCTACTCTCCTCGGTATAGTCCTTATGAGCAAAACCCTAGCTCTAGGACCTCGAGCCTTGGGAGGTCACTTTCCGAGAAAGGGTGGAGAAGCCCGGGGGCTTGTGATAATATTTCTCCTCCGGTCCAGAGTCCTCGCAGCCCCTACCCACACCCGTCGGCTAGGCAGTCACCACAACACAATAGTTTGATCCTTGATGATTGGAAGCATGAGAGTTCGTACAGCACGAGCAGGGACGGGTCCTCGCACCAACCAAGGGACCGGCAAGATCAACGTCGGAATCGTAGAAGGTGA
- the LOC109710502 gene encoding zinc finger CCHC domain-containing protein 8-like isoform X7 gives MYCLPNKYITGGRIIWHNFYRALAIAGIKRARVTSIDKQPSVRVIYSSLARESKRKLTELMQVWSEWQAQYQSSTKDSTMEPLESGEETYFPALHLVSEKSSTVVCLYRSFWLDNQAREGVVKGNDSVPLYDREYALASTSLDGSASFERVEKEDSRCFNCGSYGHSVKECPKPRDNAAISKARRQHNAKRNQSASNRGQTRYYQKTTGKFDDLKAGVLGPETRECLGIRENDPPPWLSRMRELGYPPGYLAVVENEDQPSGIKIYADGEEEKEEYEEGELPEKGEPISPETIMTVEFPGINAPIPENADQWLWAARSQSHHRISESHRRRSGNQHDEGLLGAEPGRRNAPSLPSYSSSCLSLSSWDRWRPGEHHREEGLPGAEIGHSSSAYSPRYSPYEQNPSSRTSSLGRSLSEKGWRSPGACDNISPPVQSPRSPYPHPSARQSPQHNSLILDDWKHESSYSTSRDGSSHQPRDRQDQRRNRRR, from the exons ATGTATTGCCTCCCAAATAAGTACATCACTGGAGGGAGAATTATCTGGCACAACTTCTACAG AGCGCTAGCTATAGCAGGAATAAAAAGAGCTCGAGTAACATCTATTGATAAACAACCCTCAGTACGTGTAATTTACAGCTCATTGGCAAG agaaagcaaaagaaagcttactGAACTCATGCAAGTATGGTCGGAGTGGCAAGCACAGTACCAGTCTTCtacaaaa GATTCCACAATGGAGCCCTTGGAGAGCGGTGAAGAGACGTACTTTCCAGCACTACATCTGGTCTCTGAGAAATCTTCTACTGTGGTATGTTTGTATCGG TCATTTTGGTTAGACAACCAAGCAAGAGAAGGTGTTGTTAAGGGCAATGACTCGGTTCCTCTTTATGATCGTGAATATGCATTGGCTTCAACTTCACTTGATGGTTCAGCTAGCTTTGAAAG GGTTGAAAAAGAAGATTCACGTTGTTTCAATTGCGGTTCGTATGGTCACTCTGTGAAGGAGTGCCCAAAGCCTCGCGACAATGCTGCGATTAGTAAAGCCCGGAGGCAGCACAATGCAAAACGAAACCAATCTGCCAGTAATCGTGGCCAAACCCGGTATTATCAGAAAACAACCGGGAAGTTTGATGATTTGAAAGCAGGAGTTCTTGGCCCTGAGACCAGAGAATGCTTGGGGATCAGG GAAAATGATCCACCCCCTTGGTTGAGCCGAATGCGTGAGCTAGGGTACCCTCCTGGATATTTAG CTGTTGTTGAGAACGAAGACCAGCCTTCCGGGATCAAGATATATGCTGACGGcgaggaagagaaggaagaataTGAAGAGGGGGAGCTCCCTGAGAAAGGCGAGCCCATATCCCCCGAGACCATAATGACGGTTGAGTTCCCTGGAATCAACGCCCCGATACCAGAGAATGCTGATCAGTGGCTCTGGGCGGCCCGATCGCAATCCCACCACCGCATATCAGAATCGCATAGACGGCGGTCCGGCAACCAGCACGATGAGGGCCTACTTGGTGCAGAGCCAGGGCGCAGAAACGCACCCTCATTGCCATCCTACTCTTCGAG CTGTTTATCTTTATCTAGTTGGGACAGGTGGCGCCCTGGGGAGCATCACCGCGAAGAGGGCCTACCGGGTGCAGAGATAGGGCACAGTAGCTCAGCCTACTCTCCTCGGTATAGTCCTTATGAGCAAAACCCTAGCTCTAGGACCTCGAGCCTTGGGAGGTCACTTTCCGAGAAAGGGTGGAGAAGCCCGGGGGCTTGTGATAATATTTCTCCTCCGGTCCAGAGTCCTCGCAGCCCCTACCCACACCCGTCGGCTAGGCAGTCACCACAACACAATAGTTTGATCCTTGATGATTGGAAGCATGAGAGTTCGTACAGCACGAGCAGGGACGGGTCCTCGCACCAACCAAGGGACCGGCAAGATCAACGTCGGAATCGTAGAAGGTGA
- the LOC109710502 gene encoding uncharacterized protein LOC109710502 isoform X6 — protein MKEDDFINLDSSCDNSETDKENGGQGLGLGLRENNSPTSTPQLKEDLPNRESVKNSEGSFEAEENQHEQDMDLEDDIIEKQPIIQESVQFVATVTSTSNSLLIDDRRIKRARVTSIDKQPSVRVIYSSLARESKRKLTELMQVWSEWQAQYQSSTKDSTMEPLESGEETYFPALHLVSEKSSTVVCLYRSFWLDNQAREGVVKGNDSVPLYDREYALASTSLDGSASFERVEKEDSRCFNCGSYGHSVKECPKPRDNAAISKARRQHNAKRNQSASNRGQTRYYQKTTGKFDDLKAGVLGPETRECLGIRENDPPPWLSRMRELGYPPGYLAVVENEDQPSGIKIYADGEEEKEEYEEGELPEKGEPISPETIMTVEFPGINAPIPENADQWLWAARSQSHHRISESHRRRSGNQHDEGLLGAEPGRRNAPSLPSYSSSCLSLSSWDRWRPGEHHREEGLPGAEIGHSSSAYSPRYSPYEQNPSSRTSSLGRSLSEKGWRSPGACDNISPPVQSPRSPYPHPSARQSPQHNSLILDDWKHESSYSTSRDGSSHQPRDRQDQRRNRRR, from the exons ATGAAAGAAGATGATTTCATCAATCTCGATTCGTCTTGCGACAACAGCGAGACTGACAAAGAAAATGGTGGACAAGGATTGGGGTTGGGTCTTCGTGAAAATAATTCGCCAACCAGTACACCTCAATTGAAAGAGGACTTACCTAATAGGGAGAGTGTAAAGAATTCTGAAGGGAGCTTTGAAGCTGAAGAAAACCAACATGAGCAGGATATGGATCTCGAAGATGATATCATTGAGAAACAACCCATCATTCAAGAAAGTGTTCAGTTTGTTGCTACTGTGACCAGCACTTCTAACAGTCTTTTGATTGATGATAGAC GAATAAAAAGAGCTCGAGTAACATCTATTGATAAACAACCCTCAGTACGTGTAATTTACAGCTCATTGGCAAG agaaagcaaaagaaagcttactGAACTCATGCAAGTATGGTCGGAGTGGCAAGCACAGTACCAGTCTTCtacaaaa GATTCCACAATGGAGCCCTTGGAGAGCGGTGAAGAGACGTACTTTCCAGCACTACATCTGGTCTCTGAGAAATCTTCTACTGTGGTATGTTTGTATCGG TCATTTTGGTTAGACAACCAAGCAAGAGAAGGTGTTGTTAAGGGCAATGACTCGGTTCCTCTTTATGATCGTGAATATGCATTGGCTTCAACTTCACTTGATGGTTCAGCTAGCTTTGAAAG GGTTGAAAAAGAAGATTCACGTTGTTTCAATTGCGGTTCGTATGGTCACTCTGTGAAGGAGTGCCCAAAGCCTCGCGACAATGCTGCGATTAGTAAAGCCCGGAGGCAGCACAATGCAAAACGAAACCAATCTGCCAGTAATCGTGGCCAAACCCGGTATTATCAGAAAACAACCGGGAAGTTTGATGATTTGAAAGCAGGAGTTCTTGGCCCTGAGACCAGAGAATGCTTGGGGATCAGG GAAAATGATCCACCCCCTTGGTTGAGCCGAATGCGTGAGCTAGGGTACCCTCCTGGATATTTAG CTGTTGTTGAGAACGAAGACCAGCCTTCCGGGATCAAGATATATGCTGACGGcgaggaagagaaggaagaataTGAAGAGGGGGAGCTCCCTGAGAAAGGCGAGCCCATATCCCCCGAGACCATAATGACGGTTGAGTTCCCTGGAATCAACGCCCCGATACCAGAGAATGCTGATCAGTGGCTCTGGGCGGCCCGATCGCAATCCCACCACCGCATATCAGAATCGCATAGACGGCGGTCCGGCAACCAGCACGATGAGGGCCTACTTGGTGCAGAGCCAGGGCGCAGAAACGCACCCTCATTGCCATCCTACTCTTCGAG CTGTTTATCTTTATCTAGTTGGGACAGGTGGCGCCCTGGGGAGCATCACCGCGAAGAGGGCCTACCGGGTGCAGAGATAGGGCACAGTAGCTCAGCCTACTCTCCTCGGTATAGTCCTTATGAGCAAAACCCTAGCTCTAGGACCTCGAGCCTTGGGAGGTCACTTTCCGAGAAAGGGTGGAGAAGCCCGGGGGCTTGTGATAATATTTCTCCTCCGGTCCAGAGTCCTCGCAGCCCCTACCCACACCCGTCGGCTAGGCAGTCACCACAACACAATAGTTTGATCCTTGATGATTGGAAGCATGAGAGTTCGTACAGCACGAGCAGGGACGGGTCCTCGCACCAACCAAGGGACCGGCAAGATCAACGTCGGAATCGTAGAAGGTGA
- the LOC109710502 gene encoding uncharacterized protein LOC109710502 isoform X5, translating to MKEDDFINLDSSCDNSETDKENGGQGLGLGLRENNSPTSTPQLKEDLPNRESVKNSEGSFEAEENQHEQDMDLEDDIIEKQPIIQESVQFVATVTSTSNSLLIDDRPIAGIKRARVTSIDKQPSVRVIYSSLARESKRKLTELMQVWSEWQAQYQSSTKDSTMEPLESGEETYFPALHLVSEKSSTVVCLYRSFWLDNQAREGVVKGNDSVPLYDREYALASTSLDGSASFERVEKEDSRCFNCGSYGHSVKECPKPRDNAAISKARRQHNAKRNQSASNRGQTRYYQKTTGKFDDLKAGVLGPETRECLGIRENDPPPWLSRMRELGYPPGYLAVVENEDQPSGIKIYADGEEEKEEYEEGELPEKGEPISPETIMTVEFPGINAPIPENADQWLWAARSQSHHRISESHRRRSGNQHDEGLLGAEPGRRNAPSLPSYSSSCLSLSSWDRWRPGEHHREEGLPGAEIGHSSSAYSPRYSPYEQNPSSRTSSLGRSLSEKGWRSPGACDNISPPVQSPRSPYPHPSARQSPQHNSLILDDWKHESSYSTSRDGSSHQPRDRQDQRRNRRR from the exons ATGAAAGAAGATGATTTCATCAATCTCGATTCGTCTTGCGACAACAGCGAGACTGACAAAGAAAATGGTGGACAAGGATTGGGGTTGGGTCTTCGTGAAAATAATTCGCCAACCAGTACACCTCAATTGAAAGAGGACTTACCTAATAGGGAGAGTGTAAAGAATTCTGAAGGGAGCTTTGAAGCTGAAGAAAACCAACATGAGCAGGATATGGATCTCGAAGATGATATCATTGAGAAACAACCCATCATTCAAGAAAGTGTTCAGTTTGTTGCTACTGTGACCAGCACTTCTAACAGTCTTTTGATTGATGATAGAC CTATAGCAGGAATAAAAAGAGCTCGAGTAACATCTATTGATAAACAACCCTCAGTACGTGTAATTTACAGCTCATTGGCAAG agaaagcaaaagaaagcttactGAACTCATGCAAGTATGGTCGGAGTGGCAAGCACAGTACCAGTCTTCtacaaaa GATTCCACAATGGAGCCCTTGGAGAGCGGTGAAGAGACGTACTTTCCAGCACTACATCTGGTCTCTGAGAAATCTTCTACTGTGGTATGTTTGTATCGG TCATTTTGGTTAGACAACCAAGCAAGAGAAGGTGTTGTTAAGGGCAATGACTCGGTTCCTCTTTATGATCGTGAATATGCATTGGCTTCAACTTCACTTGATGGTTCAGCTAGCTTTGAAAG GGTTGAAAAAGAAGATTCACGTTGTTTCAATTGCGGTTCGTATGGTCACTCTGTGAAGGAGTGCCCAAAGCCTCGCGACAATGCTGCGATTAGTAAAGCCCGGAGGCAGCACAATGCAAAACGAAACCAATCTGCCAGTAATCGTGGCCAAACCCGGTATTATCAGAAAACAACCGGGAAGTTTGATGATTTGAAAGCAGGAGTTCTTGGCCCTGAGACCAGAGAATGCTTGGGGATCAGG GAAAATGATCCACCCCCTTGGTTGAGCCGAATGCGTGAGCTAGGGTACCCTCCTGGATATTTAG CTGTTGTTGAGAACGAAGACCAGCCTTCCGGGATCAAGATATATGCTGACGGcgaggaagagaaggaagaataTGAAGAGGGGGAGCTCCCTGAGAAAGGCGAGCCCATATCCCCCGAGACCATAATGACGGTTGAGTTCCCTGGAATCAACGCCCCGATACCAGAGAATGCTGATCAGTGGCTCTGGGCGGCCCGATCGCAATCCCACCACCGCATATCAGAATCGCATAGACGGCGGTCCGGCAACCAGCACGATGAGGGCCTACTTGGTGCAGAGCCAGGGCGCAGAAACGCACCCTCATTGCCATCCTACTCTTCGAG CTGTTTATCTTTATCTAGTTGGGACAGGTGGCGCCCTGGGGAGCATCACCGCGAAGAGGGCCTACCGGGTGCAGAGATAGGGCACAGTAGCTCAGCCTACTCTCCTCGGTATAGTCCTTATGAGCAAAACCCTAGCTCTAGGACCTCGAGCCTTGGGAGGTCACTTTCCGAGAAAGGGTGGAGAAGCCCGGGGGCTTGTGATAATATTTCTCCTCCGGTCCAGAGTCCTCGCAGCCCCTACCCACACCCGTCGGCTAGGCAGTCACCACAACACAATAGTTTGATCCTTGATGATTGGAAGCATGAGAGTTCGTACAGCACGAGCAGGGACGGGTCCTCGCACCAACCAAGGGACCGGCAAGATCAACGTCGGAATCGTAGAAGGTGA